Sequence from the Rhizomicrobium sp. genome:
CGATTTGAGCCGATGTTGCGACTGCCTCGTCCGGAGGCGGCACGCCAACGCCCGGTCGATCGGATGCATCGAAAGCCATTCCGGACCAAGACGCCCGGAGCGCAGAAATGGGCGCCAGACGGACGTTCGAGTCGAAGCGGCCAAGATGCCACCGTAATCTTGCCGGGGTTATGGTTTATTGCAGGGCAACAAAAACCCGCGTGAAACCAGCCTGCTGTACTTTTATTCCAAGGTGCCTTCGAAGCGTCCAAACAGCTTCAAGAATAGCTCTATGAATTGACACCTAAATGCAACATCCGGCGCGCGAATTACGCGATTCCGCAATTCCGTTTTGACCGTCAAGCGGTTGGGACGTAGCTTTTCTTCAATTGAGGCAAAACCGCGTCATCCGATACGTACGGAACGCGGGCGCGGGGCTGGCCTTCAGCCGAGCATTTTAGCTTCAGGCAACGTCGTTACGACAGAACCAAGGGGGTTCCACCAGTGTTTCAAATATCAAACTCGAACTTGCGCGCAGCGTTGATGATCGGCGCGGCGACCGCATCTGCACTATGTCTCTGGTCACCCGCGAACGCGGAGGAAGTGGAGACGGTGGTGGTGACGGGCTCGCACATCGCGTCGCCCAATCTTCAATCGACCAGCCCGATCATCGAAGCGACCGCCAACGACATCAAGATCCAAGGCGTCACGAAGATCGAAGACCTGCTCAACCAGATGCCGCAGGTTTTCGCCGGCCAGAACGCCACGGTGTCGAACGGCGCGACGGGAACGTCGGAAGTCGATTTGCGCGGCCTCGGTTGCGATCGCACCCTGGTGCTGGTCGACGGTCGCCGCCTGCCCTACGGTTCGCCGCTCGACAGCTGCGCCGACTTGAATCAGGTTCCGACCATTCTTGTCGACCGCGTTGAAGTGCTCACCGGCGGCGCGTCGGCCGTTTACGGTTCGGATGCCGTCTCGGGCGTCGTGAACTTCATCATGAAGAAGGACTTCGAGGGCGTCCAAGTCGACGTCCAATACGGGACCTTCCAGCACGACAACGACTATGACGGCCCGGGCAATGTGCGCTCGGTCATCGCGGCCAAGGCCGCGACGAACCCGACGCAGTTCGCCCTTCCCCCGGATTCGGTCTGGGACGGCGGCGGCAAGCAGATTTCCGCCCTGCTTGGCGTCAACAGCGACAACGGCAAAGGCAACCTGACGGCCTTCTTCACGTGGCGCCAGGACAGCCAGATCACGGAAGCCAATCGCGACTATTCGGCTTGCACCTTCGGCGCGCCGGTCGGGGCGAGCTACACCTGCGGCGGATCGGGCACCAGCTATCCGGGCGAGTTCATCGCGGACAGCGGAGTCTACACGGTCGACAAGACGACCGGCAATACGTTCCGTCCCTACAGCAGCGCCACGGACGCGTACAATTACGGCCCGCTGAACTACTACGAGCGTCCCGACGAGCGCTATTCGGCCGGCGTCATGGGACATTATGAGCTGTCCCCGCATGCCGACGCCTATACGCAGATCTCGTATTCCGACTACCACACGGTTTCGCAGATCGCCCCGGGCGGCGACTTCGGCAACACCGCTTCGGTGAATTGCGGCAATCCGCTGCTCTCCGGTCAGGAAGCCACCACGCTCGGCTGCTCGCCGGCCGACATCGCGGCGAACAACCCCGCCGACCTCTATGTCCTGCGCCGCAACGTCGAAGGCGGTGGTCGTCAGGAAGACATCCGCGATACGTCCTTCCGCGCCGTCGCCGGCGTCAAGGGCGAGATCGACGATGTGTGGTCCTACGACCTCACGGCCAGCTATTCGCTGGTCAATTACACGCAGTCCTCGCTGAACGAATTCTCGTCCGCGCGGCTGCAGAATGCGCTCAACGTCGTCGATGTCGGCGGCGTTCCCACCTGCGAATCGGTGGTGAACGGAAGCGACCCGTCCTGCGTTCCCTACAATGTCTTCTCGATCGGGGGCGTGACGCCGGCTGCCTTGAATTACCTCCAGATCCCGGCGCTTCGCTTCGGTTCGACGCTGCAGCAGTCCTTGACCGCCCAGTTCAACGGCGATCTCGGCCATTACGGCTTGCAGAGCCCCTGGGCGAAGGACGGCATCCAGGTCGCGTTCGGTGCCGAATACCGCATCGACCGCCTGTCCTTCATCACCGACCTTGAAAACCAGACCGGCGACATCGCCGGTTCGGGCGGCGCGGCGATCGGCATCTCCGGCGCGACGCATGTGGCGGAAGGTTACGGCGAAGCCAGCATCCCGCTCGTGCAGGATGCGTTCCTGGCGCAGTCGATCTCTCTCGAGCTCGCCATGCGTTATTCGTCCTATGACTCGATCGACGCCACGACCTACAAGATCGGCGCCGACTGGGCCCCGACGGACGACATCCGGTTCCGCGGCAGCTTCGACCGTGCCGTTCGCGCGCCGAACGTCATCGATCTGTTCCTCGGGCAGGGTTTCAACCTGTTCGATCAAGGCTCCGATCCCTGCGGTCCGACGCCGAATGGTCATGGCGGCTTCAACGCGCCGACGGCGTCGCTGGCAGCCTGTCAGAGGACGCCGGGTGCGGGCTCCGCGCCGTGGTACAACACCGCGCTGCTGAACAGCCCGGCCAATCAGTACAACTTCCAGCAGGGCGGCAATCTGAACCTCGGCGCCGAAAAGGCCGACACGTTCACCGTCGGCTTCGTCGCCACCCCGACCTTCCTCCCCGGGTTCACGGCCTCGATCGACTATTTCGACATCAAGCTGCGTAACGCGATCTCCGCTCTCGATCCGACCGCGATCGAGGATTCCTGCTACACCGACAACGTCGCGGCGAGCTGCGCGTTGATTCACCGCAATCCGGGTAACGGATCGCTGTGGATCGGCAGCGGCTTCGTCGACTCTCGCAACACCAATATCGGTGGCGTGAGGACGTCGGGCATCGACTTCTCGGCCGCCTATGCCCTCGACCTCACCGATGTGGGCTGGGACAAGGTCGGCTCGCTGTCGTTCAGCCTGAACGGGACCTACCTGAACACGCTGACGACCGACACCGGCTTGGGAGGTTCCTCGGCGATCTATAGCTGCGTCGCCCGCTTCTCCAGCAATTGCGGCACGCCGAACCCGGCATGGCGTCACATCTTCCGCGTGGGCTGGACGACGCCTTGGGACGACATCGTGCTCACCGGCACGTGGCGTTTCTTCGGCGGCGTGAAGGAGTTCGGCGTGGCGGATCTGTCGGTGCTCGGAACGCGCCTGGGGGCACAGAACTACTTCGACCTCCAGGTCGCGGCTCCGGTGATGACCGGCGCGACCATCCGGCTCGGTGTCAACAATCTGTTCGACACCGATCCGCCGCTGACCAATGCCATCGGCACGACCGGCAACGGCAACACGTTCCCGCAGAGCTACGACTCGTTCGGTCGTTATCTCTTCGCGGACCTGACGGTCGACCTGTAGTAGACGCAGGGTTGAAAAAATCGGCGGCGGACTTCGGTCCGCCGCCTTTTTTTTGCCCGGCGGCGAAACTCCCGGCGTTGGGCGGGCGGGCGATTTGTGCGAAACTCGGGCATGTCCCGCAACACCGTGTCTCGAAGCAGTTTTCGTCCGCGCGGAGGACGGCCGCCTCTTCCCGGCGCGGCGCCCTGGCCGTGACGCCGCCCGCCGCGGTGCGGCGCCTGCTGCACGAAGCGCAAGCGCTGCAGAAGGCCGGCCGCGCCGGTGAAGCCCTTGCCGCCTATGAAAGGCTGCTGGCCCAATGGCCAGCCTTGCCGGATAGCTGGTTCAACCTCGCCGTCCTGCAGCGCCGGGCGGGCCGCTTCGACGCGGCCCTGGCCTCCTATCAGCGCGCCCTCGACCATCGCGTCGCGCGGCCCGAGGAGGTCCATCTCAATCGCGGCGTGATCTATTCGGACCATCTGCGGCGCGAGGACGCCGCGATGCGCGAGTTGAACACCGCCCTCGCGCTCAATCCCGGCTACGTTCCCGCGCTGCTCAATCTCGCCAATCTCCACGAGGATCGCGGCGAGCGGGAGGCCGCGCAGGCGCTCTACACGCGGATCCTGGCGCGCGAGCCCGGCCATGCGACCGCGCTGGCGCGTTATGCCGGCCTCAAAACGGTCACGGACGCCGGCGATCCCCTGATCGCGACCCTGAAGCGGACGCTGGAGCAGCCGGGGATCGCGCCGGCCGACCGGGCCAGCCTCGGCTTCGCGCTCGGCAAGGTGCTGGACGATTGCGGCGCGTATGACGCAGCGTTCGAAGCCTATGCCGCGGCCAACCGCGACAGCCGCGCCGGCGCCGCCGGCGGCGCGCCCGTCTACGACCGGCGCCGGCACGAGGAGTTCATCGGCGACATCATCGCGACCTTCAGCGCCGAGCGGGTGCGCCGGCTGGCGCGCGACAGCGCCGGCGCAGCGCCGATCTTCATCTGCGGCATGTTCCGCTCGGGCTCGACCCTGACCGAGCAGGTGCTGGCAGCCCATCGCGGCGTCACCGCCGGCGGCGAGCTCAACCTGCTGCCGGCACTGGCGCGCACCGAACTGGCGCCGTTTCCGGCGGCGCTGAAGGCGACCGACGCGGCGGCGATCGCGGCGCTGGCGGAGCGCTACCGCGCGCATCTTGCGGCCCTTTTCCCGGGCGCGGACCGCGTCACCGACAAGCGGCCGGACAATTTCCTCTATATCGGCCTCATCAAGTGCCTGTTCCCCGGCGCCAGGATCGTCCACACGGTGCGCGAGCCGCTGGACAATTGCCTGTCGGTCTTCTTCCTCCATCTCGATCACGGCATGAGCTACGCGCTCGACCTGATGGATATCGGGCATTACTACGCCCAATACCGGCGCCTGATGGCGCATTGGCGCTCGCTGTTCGGCGCGGACATCCTGGATTTCGATTACGACGCCCTGGTGCGCGATCCCAGGCCGTCGGTCGAAAGCCTGCTGGCATTCTGCGGCCTGGACTGGGACGAGAACTGCCTGTCCTTCCATCGCCTGCGCAACGCGGTGAAGACCGCGAGCGTCTGGCAGGTGCGCGAGCCGCTCTATGCCCGCTCGTCGGGGCGCTGGCGCAACTACGAGAGGCAGCTTGCGCCGCTGCGGGACTATCTGGCGGCCCGGAATATCTGAAAAGACGTCAGGCCGCGCCGTCGTAGAATCGATAGAAGCCCGAGACCAGGGCGGCCGCGGCGGCATGCTCGGCCTCGTCGAGGAACGGATTCCACACATTGAAGATCATGATGACCCGCAGCTGGTCGCTGTCGTTCCAGGCCTCGTGCTCGATGGTGTCGTCGAACACCCAGGCTTCGCCCTCCTTCCACGCGCGCGTCTCGCCGCCGACCCGGAAGTGGCAGCCGGGCGGGATGATCAGCGGCAGATGCACCACCGCCCGCGCATTGGAGATTCCGGCATGGGGCGGAATGCGCGTATGCGGATCGAGCGCGGAGAACAGCACGCAGGGTTCGCCGCCCGGGATCCGCGCCAGCGGCACCGCCTCCATCGCCGCCACGGTGCGCGGGCACAGGGCGCAGTTCTCTTCCACCCGCGCTCCGTCCTTCCACAGGAACAGCGCGCTCCAGCGCGGCGAATTGTTGAGTTCGGCCCACTGGTGCAGCGGCGCGCCGGCGCCGTATTGCACATAAGGAGCGAAGCCTTCCCGCTTGGCGCGCAAAAGCCCCAGCAATTCCTCCCGGATGGCGTCGGTCGCCGCCTCGACCGTCGCGAGCCAGGGAAAAAGCGCGCGGTCGAAATAGGGGATCGCCGGCAGGCGCGGGATGTGGAACAGGCTGGCTTCGGATTTGTAGATCTTGCCAGCGCCGACCAGCGCGGCCCGGGCTTCGTCCATGCGCCGCGACGCGGCGACGGCGCCGACGTCCTTGAGCCTTGCTTCCAAAAATTCGTCCAGGGCTTTCGAGGTCTGCGCCACCACCGTCCGCGCGTGATCCAGCCGCGCCCGCACGTCGGCGACCAGCTTGTCCTCGGGCGGCGCGATCTTCAGGACGTTGGCATAGATGCGCGCCGCCTGGCGCGGATTTCCGGACCGTTCCTGCAGGTCGCCCTGCGCCAAAAGGGCCAGGAAGCAATAGGGATCGGCCGCCAGCGAGCGCTGGAGCGCCGCCATCTCCGCCGGCGCATCGCCGAGCGCGCGATAGGCGAAGGACAGGTTCAGCCATGGGATCGGATCTTTCGGCGCCGCCGCCGCCGCGGCGCGCTTCAGCAGCTCCGCGGCGCCGCGCGGATCGCGCAATTGCAGCCGCCGCTGACCGAGAAAAAGCAGCGCCCGCGGATCGTCCGGCGCCAGATCGAGAACCTGGCGCCACAGCCGCTCGGCATTGTCGAACGCGCCGCGCGCCATCGCGTCATAGGCCGCGCCGGCCAGCCCGGTAATCCGTCCGTCCGCCATGCCGTGATTTCCGCTCCCGCGCGACCCCGCGCGAAATATGGGACAAAACATGTATCCAGGCGACAAATAGTTTTAGCATAGGTTCGATGGTTGATGGTGCCGTCCAAGCAAAGCGACATTCCCATGCTGTCTTCTTCGACCGATCCGCGCGCGCTGGCGATGTCCGCGACGCAGGCCCTGCAGCGCGGCGATGCCGCGGCGGCGCGGGAGCTGTTCCAGCGCGCCGTCGCCACCGGGCAGCCGGATGCCTCCGTCCTGCTCGGGCTCGCCCTCGCCTGCCGCCAGCTCAAGGCGCGGGACGAGACGCTGGCGGCCCTCGACAAGGTCCTGGCGCTCGAACCGGCCAGTCTTCAGGCGCTGCTGATGAAGGGGGATCATTTCCTCGAAGAGGGCGACAGCCAGGCCGGCATCGCGTTCTACCGGATGGCGCTGCGTTCGGCGCCGCCGGCGGCGCGGCTTCCGGCCGCGCTGCAGGGCGAACTGCGCCGCGCCCAGCAGGCCTGCGAGGAGCATGCGCGAAAATACGAGGCCTATCTGCAGCACCGATTGGCCGAACACGGCTTCGACCCGGAGCGCTCCAGCGGCCGGTTCGCCCGGTCCGTCGATCTGATGACGGGAAAGCGGCGGATCTACTACCAGCAGCCGCATCACTATTACTTCCCCGAACTGCCGCAGATTCAGTTCGGCGATCCGAGCCAATTTCCGTGGCTGCCGGCCGTCGAGGCGGCGGTGCCCGACATACGTTCGGAGTTGCTGGAGGTGCTGGGCGGGCCGGAGGCGTTCGCGCCCTATGTCGAAAGCTATCGCAACCGGCCGAAGGCCGACACGACGGGCACCATGGGCAATCCCAACTGGTCCGCGTTCTTTCTGTGGAAGGCGGGCGAGATCGTTCCGGAAAACGCGGCGCGCTGTCCCAAGACCGTGCGGGCGCTCCAGGACCTGCCGTTCTGCCGCATCGCGGGGCGGTCGCCCTCGGTGCTGTTTTCGCTGCTGCGGCCCGGCGCGCGGATTCCGCCCCATCTGGGCATGATCAACACCAGGCTGATCTGCCATATCCCGCTGATCGTGCCGGAAAATTGCGGCATCCGGGTCGGCAACGAAACCCGGACCTGGACCGAGGGAAAGGCGCTCCTGCTCGACGACACGATCGAGCACGAGGCCTGGAACAACAGCGACAAGCTCCGCGTCGTCCTGCTATTCGACGTGTGGAAGCCGGAACTGACCGAGGAAGAACGCGCTTTGGTGGTGGCCGCGATCGAAGCCGTCGACAGCTATGGCACCAAGCGGCCCTGGCGCGACTGACCGCGCCGGCGGTCAGCGCGGCAGGTTGGTCGCGCGCAGTTCCACCCCGCCGCGCGGCAATTCGTTGACCGTGCCGACCACCGCGCGCACCGGCGCCGCGTCCATCAGCGAGACGAAATTCTCCACCGCCCGGACCGCCGTGGGCGTGCCGCCGAGGAGCGCATCGATCGCCTCGAACAGGCCCTTCTTGCGCGGATAGAGGCGGAACGCGACCCGGTCGCCCGGCGCGATGCCGGCCAGCTTCTTGGCGCTGTCGGTCGCGGTCCAGAAGCCGCCGAGATCGTCGACCAGCCCGTTGCCGCGCGCGTCGGCGCCCGACCAGACGCGGCCCTTGGCGATGTCCTGCACCTTGGCCAGCGGCAGCTTGCGCCCGGCGGCGACCTTCTGCGTGAAGTCGGCATAGATCGCGTCGGCCTCGCGGTTGAGCGCGGCGAGCTGGTCGTCGGTGTAGGGCTGGAACATCGAATTGTACAGCGCGTTGTGGCCGATGCCGATCGTGTCGGCGCCGACGCCGGCCAGCGCCAGGCTGCGCTGGAACGAGATCTTGCCCGTCAGCACGCCGATCGAGCCGGTGATCGTGCCCGGCTCCGCCACGATGCGGTTGGCCGAGGCCGAGATGTAATAGCCGCCCGAGGCCGCGACGCCGCCCATGCTGACGACGACCGGCTTGCCGGCCTTCTGCGCCTTCTTGACCGCGTCGAGGATCTGGTCCGACGCCGTGACCGAGCCGCCGGGCGAGTCGACGCGCAGGATGATGGCGCGCACGTCCTTGTCCTGGGCCGCGGCGCGGATCGCCTTGGCCATGTCGTCGCCGGCGATGACGTCGCTGTTGCCGCCGGCGCCGCCGTCGAGGATCTCGCCCGAGGCTTCGATCAGGGCGATGCGCGGGCCCGAGCCGAAACCGGCATCGTCGTGCTGGGCACGGACGAATTTGGCGAGCGGCACGACCTTGGCGCCGTCGCCGGCACGCGCCAGCGCCGCGTTCTGCGCGTCGTCGTCGAAGCCGATCTGGTCGATCAGGCCGCGGGCGCGCGCGTCCTCGCTGAATTGCGGGCTGGCTTCGAGCGCGGCGACCATCCTGACCGGTGTCAGGCGGCGCGCCTGCGCGGCGCCGGCGACGGCGGTGTCGTACCAGGATTGCATCAGCCGCGTGGTCTGCACGCGGTCGGCCGGCGTCATGTTCTTTTCCATGAACTCGTCGGCGGCGCTCTTGTAGTCGGAGCGTTTGACGATCTGCGGCTCGGCGTTGATCTTGTCGAGCAGGCCGCGCAGGAAGAGCTGGGTGCCGCCCTCGCCCGCGGCGGTGAACGGCGCGCGCGGCTGCATCCAGATCTGGTCGGCATTGGCGGCGGTCAGGTAGTCGCCGAGGCCGGCGGCGTCGAAGCCCTGGGCATGGGCGATCACGAACTTGCCGCTGGCGCGGAACTTCTTCAGCGCCGTGCCGATCTCCTCGGCCTGGGCGATGGGAAGATTGGCGGTGCCGATGCGCAGCACGACGCCCTTGACGCGCGGATCCCGCTCGGCGGCGTCGAGCGCCAGGACGGTGTCCATCACCGTCACCGGATGGGTCTCGAAATCGAAAGTGGAGTTCACCGAATCAGCCAGCGGCGCGCGCAGGTCGAGCGCCAGCACCATGTTTCCCGGCAAGCCGTCGCCCCGGACCAGCCCGACGACGATGAGCACGACGAACAGGAGCACGACGAACACCGCGAATTTCGCGACGCCGTTGAGCACGCCGAGCCCGATGGACCCGATCCAGCGCAAGAATGCGACCATGAGCAAACCTTCCCGTGTCCTGCTTTAGGGCACTATATATGGGCGCGGGATTAAGGAAGGCCAATGACGGTGCGGAAAATACGGCCGCGACGCGATTAATTGCCTGGAATCCCTCCGGAAACGGGGTTTGCCTAGTACCGCAGGCCGATCGTCAGCAGGTTCTGGCTGAAGGCGAACCAGACGGCGGCGAGCGCCGCCAGCGCGATCAGGAGGTCCGTGGCCTTGGTCCACCAGGGCCGGGCGCGGTCGCCGATGGCGGTCGCGAACTCGGCCAGCGGAACCACCGTGCCGACGACGCCGGCCACGCCCAGGACCTGAAGCCCGCGGAACAGCCAGTCGATGGCGGGGGGCCAGCTCGCGAGACTGCCGGACAGCACCGTGAAGGCGACCGGAAAGCCCGCCAGGAATATCAGATCGATCAGCGCCACGACGCGGGTGAGGCGGTAGAGCAGCCGCGCCCGGCCGGCCAGCGCCAGCGGACGGTCATAGCGCCAGCGCAGCACCGCCTTCACCGGCCAGAAGACGACGGTCAGCGCCAGCATGACGACCGTGAAGACCAGCAGATAGAAATTCCACGCCGCGGCGGTAAGCCCGGCGGGCTGCAGCACCATGATCGGGCCGGTATCCTCCATGCCGATCTGGTCGACCGCGCCGTCCTTCAGCTTCGCCTGGATCAGGCTCTTGCCGTTCACCTCCTGCCAGACGAAGGGCCGCACCTCGCGCCAGCGCTTGGGCGTGCCCGCGGGATTCACCAGGAGGGGAACCGTCAGCGTGTTGTCGGCGTTGAGCGAAATCGTCATCGGCTGGAAGATGTTGAGGACGCGCCCGAAGGTCGCGTCGCCGCGGCGGCTGACGATATAGTCGCCGACGAGCCTGGCGCCGTCGGCCCTGGCGGTGGCGAGCGTCGCGGCCGGCTTGGTTTTCGGCGCCGGGAAATAGCGGTTCATGAATTCGCGCATGAAGCCGCGGCGGATGATCGACACGGCGCGGCCCTCGCCCGCGCTGTTCAGCGAGATGAACACGCCGGTGTCGGCGTCGAGGATCAGTTCCAGGTCGGAGTGGAAGACGCCGGTGTCGCCGCCATGCGCGACGATGCGGTGGCCGTTGATGTCGTCGTGATAGAAGCCATAGGCCATCGGCGACAGCGCCGGGAACGGGCGGAAGGCGATGCCGTGCATCTTGACCGCCATCCGCGGCGACAGGATGCGACCGGCGCCATAGGCGCCGTCATGCAGATGCGCGATCATAAAGCGCGCGATATCGCCGCCGCTGGCGGACAGGCCGCCGGCCGGCGTCATGGAGATCATCTCGAACGGCGTCGCGGGCCCCGAGGCCAGCGTGTAGCCCTTGGACATGTCGGCCGCGAGCACCGGCGGCAGCGGCTGCACGAAGCTCGCATGCGTCATGCCGAGCGGCGCGAAGATGTGGCGCTGGACATAGTCCTCGAACTTTTCGCCCGAGACGCGCTGGACGATATAGCCGGCGAGCGTGGCGCCGTAATTGGAATAGGCCGGCACCTCGCCGGGCGCGAAGATGCGCCGCGGCAGCGCCTCCTTCACCACGCGGTCGAGCGCCTCGACGGATTTGGGATTGCCGATCAGCAGCGGGCGGAAGGTTTCCTCGAAGCCCGCCGTGTGCGTCATCAGTTCGCGCATCGTGACGGGCTTGCCGAAAGCGGGCGGGATCTTGAAATCGAGATAGGTGTTGACGTCCGCGTCGAGGTCGAGCTTGCCGGCATCGGCGAGCTGCATCACCGCCGTCCAGATGAAGAGCTTTGAGATCGAGCCGGGGCGGAACAGCGTGCGCTCCGGATCGACCGGCGCACGCGTCGCGGTGTCGGCGACGCCATAGCCCTTCTCGAACAGCACCTGGCCGTCCTTGACCACCACCACGACCGCGCCGGCGATATTGCCCTGGGCGATGCCGAGCGGGACGAGGCCGTCCGAGAAGGCTTCGACATCGGTCCGGGTCAGCGCCGCGCCGGCCGGGGCGGTGTCGTCTTGCGCGAAAGCCGGCGCCACGGCGAGGCCGAACGCCAGCGCCACCCACGGTATCGATCTCATCGCCTGTCCCCTCGCCGCGCGGCCCCGTTGTCGCAACAGTCGAGATGGGCCTTCAAAGCGGCGAAACCAGTGGCACGCGGGCAACAGCTTCCCTAAAATCCATCGACTCAGACGAAAAACGAGCCGCCCCGCGGCTCCAGGGAAACGGTGCCGCCAGGCGCCGGATGCGCATTTGACCGCCGCCGAAACACAGACGCAGCCGCGAAGGGGGCCGCTTTGGCGGCTGATTCCGCTGGTCAACCGGCACGGCTGGGCGTTCTGGAGCGGGATGTTCTTCATCTGCCTGGGCCGCGTGTTCGAGGCCGGCATGCCGTTGTTCGTCCGGCTGGGCGTCAACCGGGTGACGGTCGGCGACACGCGCCTGCTGGCGCCGGTGCTGGGCATCCTGGGGCTCGCGGTGGCGCGCTATGCGACGGTCGCCTATGGGCGCCAGCTCGTGCGGCTGGTCGGCGTCACCGTGACCTATGACATGCGCGAGCGGCTCTATTGGCATTTCGAATTGCAGGGGCCGCGCTTCTTCGCGCGCTTTCCGACCGGCGACCTGATGGCGCGCGCCATCAACGATCTGAACCTCGTGCGGCAGTTGATCGGCGTCGGCAGCCGCACGCTGATCGTGCTCGGCTTCTCCGGCCTTATCGCCTTCGCCTTCATGATGGTGCTGTCGCTCAAGCTGACGCTATGGCTTTTGCCGATCATGCCGTTCATCGCCGTCATGGGCTATTTCCTGTCGCGGCGGATCTACGAGCAGTCGACGCTGGTGCAGGAGGGCTTTTCCTCGCTGTCGGAGTCGGTGCAGGAGAACCTCAACGGCATCCGCACCATCCAGACGCATGCGCAGGAGGACCGCGAGGTCGCGCGCTTCAAGACGGTGTCGGGCGCCTATGCCGACAATTACTTCCGGCTGATGGTGCTGAACGCGGCGCTGAACGCCTGGATGGTGGTGTTCACCGGCCTCGCGGTGATGATCATCATGGGCTTCGGCGGCTGGCAGGTGCTGCACGGCGAGATGAGCGTCGGCACCTTCACCGCCTTCACGCTCTATCTCGCTATGGCGGTGGCGCCGATCCAGCAATCGGGCCAGATCGTGTCGATGTTCCAGCGCGGTTCGTCCGGCGCCGCGCGGCTGTTCGAGATCCTGGACTATGAGCCCGAGATCCGCGACGCGCCGGACGCCGAGCCGCTTGACAAGATCGGCGGCGACATAAGGCTGCAGCATCTGTCCTATACCTATCCGCGGCGCGCCTCGGCCAAGGACGCGCGCGCGACGGATGCCAAGGCGGCGGCGACCGGGACGGCGGCGCTGAACGATGTGTCGCTGCATGTGAAGGCGGGCGAGACCATCGCGATCCTGGGCCGCGTCGGTTCGGGCAAGTCGACCTTGCTGCGGTCCATCGTGCGGCTGCTCGATCCGCCGCCGGGCACGATCTATCTCGACGGGCGCGACATCCGCCTGCTGCCCATTGCGCAGGTGCGCGGCCAGATCGCGCTGGTGCCGCAGGACCCGTTCCTGTTCGCCGACGAGCTCGGCCGCAACATCGCCTACGACAACCCGAACCGTCCGGCGGACGAGATCTGGGGCGCGGCGGAAGCCGCCGATTTGGAAGACACCATCGAACGCTTCCCCGATCACCTGAAGACGCTGGTCGGCGAGCGCGGCGTGACGCTGTCGGGCGGGCAGAAGCAGCGCACCAGCCTGGCGCGCGGATTGATCCGCGATACGCCGGTGCTGTTGCTCGACGACTGTTTCTCCAGCGTGGATACCGAGACCGAGGAACACATTCTGTCGCGGCTGAAGACGCTGCGGGCCGGGCGCACGACGATGCTTGTATCGCACCGCGTCTCCACCGCGCGGCATGCCGACCGCATTTTCGTGCTCGACGCGGGGCGCGTCGTGGAAGCCGGAACGCATGCCGAGTTGATCGCTCAGGGCGGCATCTACGCGCATTTCGCGCAAGTCCAGGGGCGGCGCGAGGAATTGGTGCACGAACTCGAACGCGAGAAGGCGGCGAAATGACGGACGCGACCGTTTCCGCCGCGCCGCGCCGGCCGAAGGGTGCCTTCGACGACGACGTCTACGGCAAGAGCCTGGACGTCGGACAGGTGCGCCGCCTGCTGCACTGGATGAAGCCCTATCGCGCCCAGGCGGCCGGATCGCTGGTGCTGGTGCTGCTCGCGGCTATCGCCTCGATCATGGCGCCGACGGTGATGAGCCGCGTGCTGGTCGACGGCATCGTGCTGAAGCACCAGGGGCCGGAGCTGGCCGATCTCGGCCAGGAGGCGTTCAACCGCTGGATCGCGGCGACGGTGGGCACGACGCCGCTTATCGCGGCCTGCATCCAGTACATGCTGTGGATCCTGCTCGCCGCCGCGCTGGGACGCGGCTTCGGCATCCTGTTCGGCCGCGCG
This genomic interval carries:
- a CDS encoding aspartyl/asparaginyl beta-hydroxylase domain-containing protein, which encodes MLSSSTDPRALAMSATQALQRGDAAAARELFQRAVATGQPDASVLLGLALACRQLKARDETLAALDKVLALEPASLQALLMKGDHFLEEGDSQAGIAFYRMALRSAPPAARLPAALQGELRRAQQACEEHARKYEAYLQHRLAEHGFDPERSSGRFARSVDLMTGKRRIYYQQPHHYYFPELPQIQFGDPSQFPWLPAVEAAVPDIRSELLEVLGGPEAFAPYVESYRNRPKADTTGTMGNPNWSAFFLWKAGEIVPENAARCPKTVRALQDLPFCRIAGRSPSVLFSLLRPGARIPPHLGMINTRLICHIPLIVPENCGIRVGNETRTWTEGKALLLDDTIEHEAWNNSDKLRVVLLFDVWKPELTEEERALVVAAIEAVDSYGTKRPWRD
- the sppA gene encoding signal peptide peptidase SppA yields the protein MVAFLRWIGSIGLGVLNGVAKFAVFVVLLFVVLIVVGLVRGDGLPGNMVLALDLRAPLADSVNSTFDFETHPVTVMDTVLALDAAERDPRVKGVVLRIGTANLPIAQAEEIGTALKKFRASGKFVIAHAQGFDAAGLGDYLTAANADQIWMQPRAPFTAAGEGGTQLFLRGLLDKINAEPQIVKRSDYKSAADEFMEKNMTPADRVQTTRLMQSWYDTAVAGAAQARRLTPVRMVAALEASPQFSEDARARGLIDQIGFDDDAQNAALARAGDGAKVVPLAKFVRAQHDDAGFGSGPRIALIEASGEILDGGAGGNSDVIAGDDMAKAIRAAAQDKDVRAIILRVDSPGGSVTASDQILDAVKKAQKAGKPVVVSMGGVAASGGYYISASANRIVAEPGTITGSIGVLTGKISFQRSLALAGVGADTIGIGHNALYNSMFQPYTDDQLAALNREADAIYADFTQKVAAGRKLPLAKVQDIAKGRVWSGADARGNGLVDDLGGFWTATDSAKKLAGIAPGDRVAFRLYPRKKGLFEAIDALLGGTPTAVRAVENFVSLMDAAPVRAVVGTVNELPRGGVELRATNLPR
- a CDS encoding serine hydrolase domain-containing protein, with the translated sequence MRSIPWVALAFGLAVAPAFAQDDTAPAGAALTRTDVEAFSDGLVPLGIAQGNIAGAVVVVVKDGQVLFEKGYGVADTATRAPVDPERTLFRPGSISKLFIWTAVMQLADAGKLDLDADVNTYLDFKIPPAFGKPVTMRELMTHTAGFEETFRPLLIGNPKSVEALDRVVKEALPRRIFAPGEVPAYSNYGATLAGYIVQRVSGEKFEDYVQRHIFAPLGMTHASFVQPLPPVLAADMSKGYTLASGPATPFEMISMTPAGGLSASGGDIARFMIAHLHDGAYGAGRILSPRMAVKMHGIAFRPFPALSPMAYGFYHDDINGHRIVAHGGDTGVFHSDLELILDADTGVFISLNSAGEGRAVSIIRRGFMREFMNRYFPAPKTKPAATLATARADGARLVGDYIVSRRGDATFGRVLNIFQPMTISLNADNTLTVPLLVNPAGTPKRWREVRPFVWQEVNGKSLIQAKLKDGAVDQIGMEDTGPIMVLQPAGLTAAAWNFYLLVFTVVMLALTVVFWPVKAVLRWRYDRPLALAGRARLLYRLTRVVALIDLIFLAGFPVAFTVLSGSLASWPPAIDWLFRGLQVLGVAGVVGTVVPLAEFATAIGDRARPWWTKATDLLIALAALAAVWFAFSQNLLTIGLRY